The DNA window AGGCCGAATTTCAAGCGGACGAGATTGCTCGAAGATTAgaggtaaaatattaatattaaatataatacgcaATTAACTTCTGACATGTTTCTCTTTGATCTTTGCCACGCTTTTTTCCCAAAGTTATTTACGTGTCATAAAAAACGCACGACAGTTTAATTCACTAAATATACACGTTATCTAAAATCTCGTTTAATACTATTTATGACGCTAAAAGAATGttttatactaatatttgtatttatcaattcagcatatttatcgtatatttagcttaaaaagaaaagaaataaattaaaagacatACTTATCCCAATATTAAAGCAACTTTACTCAGAATTTTCTtcgaataaatgaataaataatgtacCTATATTGTTCCGTGCTGTGTAAAATCTTAAGATCCTCTTAAgaatatcgtaatattttttttttttaaatagcaagagaaagaagaagtacaaagagaggaagaggaaccCGAAACCGATGCGGCAACAAAATTCGCAGAGGAAGAAGCCGTGGCAAAAAACGAGACAGAAGCCGTGGATGAAACTGAAATCCCGCTCGAGGATACTAAAATAGGAAAATCCTTAGAGCTTGTCTTTCCTCCTCTGCCTGTTAATCTGTGGAGACCGTTGCCGGAAATACCGGCTGAAAAAATCGGGAGcggtgtaaataaaaaagtgcgCCCATTTACGAGCTCTCAATTACCGGAATATTAAAGGCGATGCATATAacgaattaatattcaattcgcatcatatcgtttttttttttttttataatctttccaCCTCTCATGCTCTGCTCCGCCCGTATTATTTAGGTATATTTTGTATGCAACGCGCCTGGGTTGGACGAGTGGATCGAACTTCCGCCGGTTACGCCGCAGCAGATAGTAATTGCACGACAGATTGTCCGATACTGTACGGGAAACTTGGAGACACCGGTACGTGATGCTTTTTAATGAAGGAACCCCAGGTTAGAGCGATGTTATTTGCGAACACGTCCGTAACGCATCTATAACGTTAACCCACATACTGTCTTGTTATCCGCGATATCTGGTGGCGTGCATAACGATGTTAGAATTACATGAGAGGACTTACGGTAACGATAGATGAATAGGACGGGATTGATGAATAGGAGGATAGTGAATCGCGATAAAGTTAAAagttttcgataaatatatagcgATTAGTAAAAAGCGTAAGAATAAAATCGCTCCTTGATAATCAGGCGCAATGAATAAAGTACATCAAAGTTAGTAGAAATCAAGCAACGCGCAAACATAGATTAATGAAGTTTTGAATATACACACTTAgagtcaatttaataaatctgtcCCCATTACGTTGATgtcgttatattattttcataatcacAGATTCACAGTTTCCCGCCGTTTCCCGGTACCGAGAAAAATTACCTTCGCGCACAAATTGCAAGGATCAGTGCGACCACTCACGTTTCGCCGATCGGCTTTTTCACATTCGGCGGAGAAGCCGAGGAAGAAGAGatggaagaagagaaagacgtaggtaatacatataacaaatttgtttgattatttttctgaaaaaaatggaaaaagatgcgaatttaaataatttttagttatgtTAATCctacacattaataaaaatgtaaatttggaaatattttttatttttatatagcacCTTATATAGAAGGAGATTTATTGGAAAACATGCATTATGAACCGTTGTCGATCAAGGATCTCGTAGATCCAAATATGTCGAATTGGTGTCATCATAGCCCGTATATTCTCGAACAAGGACGAATTATCTGGTGGACTCccgagaaagaggaagatatTGTGGAcgttagttaattaattattttataatcacaattataaaatccaaaattatttataaaaatatatgtcttcAGATTACTTGACAGAGAGCTTTAATTACTCGTAGGAAGAACTCGAGGAGGAAGATGAAGGGGAGAAAGATGAAGTCAAGACGATCGGGAAAGAAACCGGACCACCTCTCTTAACTCCTTTATCCGAAGATGCCATTGTTGATTCCGTGATACCGTGGACTGCTAAACAATCGTCATTCCTGCAACCAGATATTGCAATAGCTTTAGTTAGATCAAATGTATGGCCTGGAGCTTTTGCATTCGCTGTCGGAAGGtatttatcaaacaaaatgttaatttatgtaaCTCAAAactggaaagaaagaaagaaagaataagagaaaaagagagagagctctattaataaatatattaaaatactatatattaaaatatattaaaacactattttataataatacaattatcaagcgtaatattatataatattattgataataataactctCTCTTTGTATTGTAACAAGAAAATTGCTGCGGcaaatatgtgatataatttACCGCGATAACGTAGAGCATCAAATTGAGCGTAAaatagtttgaaatatatctattcCATATCCTTCGCATGCGTAATTCACCGCGCATTCAATAATCTCCTCATCCTGCTGCGAGCATTTGTGGTCGACGCTAACGCGAAGGAGGAAATTATGTTGATCCGTAGTCAGGTTACAAGGGAATTAATGCACGCGGGATTgcgttaatgtaattttaatgatgtCATTTCGCGCAGACGCTTCGCGAATGTGTACATCGGTTGGGGCCACAAACACAACGCGTACAATTATAGTCCTCCCAATATGCCGCCTATCCAAGATCAGTATAAAATCGGCCCGGAAATCATGGAAATCCGCGATCCCACCGTCGACGAAGAAGGCTTATATCGACAGGCTATGGAGCCAATAGGTAGATGATGAtagtatcgaaaaaaataatatagttttatagaaaatgctTATTTTCACATTACCCGAAATAATTCTCACTCCACAGAACGAGAAGAAGAGATATTAgttgaagaggaggaggaagacgAAGAAGAGGATGAAGAGGAAGATGAGGAAGAGcgcgaataattttcttcgcgTACGTCGCGCGATTCAAATGCGATATATTCTCCCGTTTGAATacgttaaatcaaatatttaaatcaaatattcttcCACAGAGTGCACTACAGGATTGTTGCAACTTGGCGTATCGATAATGTAGGTTTCAGTTTAAGCAttccaaataatattatcaaactaAGAGAATCATGaaaaacataaacatataatattgttacaatataaaattatttaaaaagaaaaatataattgtttattctaTTCACTTTGAGaagttcttctttttattaaatatttgtttattttaccaaataatattatctgtcgTGCTATTATCAAATGAGTTACTTACTTTACCAATGGTTCGAATTTGGTCACGTGACTGGTCACGTGCGCTCGACAGTTTGTCTGTCTCTCGAAGTCTCGAATAGTTAGAATCTAACCTCGTGTGCGTGTGTTGtcccaattattttattagtagaaaatttatataatttgaataaaatgacTGAAGAGAATACTGAAATTGATTGTGTATTACGACCGATGAATTGTGAGATTAATTTGTTGTCGAAGTCCGATGGATCTGCAGTGTTTATGCAAGGTATGTAATGAATATCATTGttgtataaacaattttttttaatttaatattctctaaattttattattctccaTAAATAGGCGAAACCACTATTATCGCAGGTGTAAACGGTCCCATGGAAGCAAGGAGTCAAAAAATGGCTTACGACAAACTTTCCATAGAAGTTGCATATACGCCTCTTAAAGGACCAGCTAGTAAGTTAATATGGAAATTAAAGTCTTTATGAATTACTGTTTCAgtgttgtttattaattatttcagagATAGATGATAGATTAATTGAAACATATTTAAGGGAGACTTGTGAATCTGCTATATTAGTTTCAATGCATCCTAATACTATGGTATGCATTAATTTACAAGAGATGCAAGATTTTGGTGGGGtatgattttgttttattttattatattaatgacaaaTCTTTCTAGTAAAAGTAatgtgtgaataaaaaaaaaaatttattttacagttaCTGGCTTGTGCTATTAATGCGTCATGTCtggcattaattaattcaggACTTTCTATGAAATACACTATTGCAGCTGTAAGTTGCAtgatagagaaagaaacagGAAAAGTAATTATAGATCCTGATAGCACACAATTAAAGGTACCTACTATAGTGACAATTagtaataaactattttttcaataataactattttttataagatattaattataaagtaatttgtGTACAGAATGCAAAGGCAGAATTCACATACGCATTTGACAGTATTAACAAAGATATTGTGTGCTGCCATAGTGTTGGTCGATTCTCCCAAAATGAGTTCATAGCCTCCATGGATAAGTGTAAACAAGTTAGTCAAtttgtatttgatttttatagggaaatcacaaaaaaatatgcaaatacagTATAATACCATCTTATTTCCTATAAGCAtcctttctttatcttttcttacctttttttatttaaaaaaagagctgatataaattaatattgaattgaagTTAATagattaatctattaataatatagaaatcgCTTTCTACTCAGTATCATTTAGTTGATACTGTGATAAAGTATCAATTGCAGAATGACATCTGCACGATCAACATATGATtgagaaaatgaagaaatatattttgttaccaACCATAAATAAGatgatattatatcattttatattataacatttttcttttctggtatatattttgttacgttaaatttaaaattataaagtttaatgttttttatcatACTTTTACTActcgtaattaaataaagaagtaCACTTCTTAACTTCCACTGATATACGTCTGCAATTTAGTCTCTGCATGTTGCCAACAGAGGATGCAACGTATCTCTTGATTTCTGCTGCCCTCTTGAGCAGCTTTTCTTTATAACTTTAAGTTAAAAtcctaattaataaattatttaaataatgagttttattaaatcttttgcaaAACATTTTAGATGTTGacgtattcaaaaatatacccataaaataaattttttgcactaattaaaatatatttataaaatagattttttgcaCTAACGTTAATATTCGACCAAAATAGGTTTTAagataattcataataaaattaattaacaactaTTTTACATAAGAATGTTCtagaataaaatacatttttgttatatatgtattatataatacaaataactatattaaaatttatcttgtaaagtattgttgaatattaacatagtgtaaatatttaagcaAAATGATAATggatattaaacatatatacacatgaaaAGACgtaaatagtatttaattgatattgattacaaatttgattaatattaggTTGTAGtaaacgaattattattattatttttttttttttttttaagaaatttatatcttctcATTAAGCATATACTTCAACAACCTTTTTCTgccttgtttttattattacataaacatatagacttattattaataatattcaactgCAAAGAATAGCAACAAGCGAATAgtacaaattaatttgatatggTCACTCATATaaagtgatatataaaattagtcaaaaaatcttttccgttatttttccattattacataatatccataaaatatttatgcaaatcttACATTTCAACGTTTTATTTTGCTCgcttattatttgtatattattatcaagacATTAACGATTTTAAAAGTGAATGCACTGAGAATGCAACTTGCATTAGGCGCGCATTCGGCTTTGGCGCGTTTAGAGGAGCGGATATCTGTCGGTAGAGCCACGCCCGGTCGCCAATCACAGGTAGTACCTACCATCGACGTGTATCCTTTGTGTCCTCTGGATCCTTTTAGTATCCTCTTTCTGGCTCTCGGGAGCTCAGAGATTTAGTGGGatgggagggagagagggagggtaGGGAGCATCTCGGGACGTCCATTAAATACAGAAATGAGCCTTCCAAGAGCATCTCGAACGGGTCGGACCAGATCCTCTCTCTGGCCGGGCCCAAGactaaaagagagaataagaaaGGCCGAGGAAGagaacaagagaaagagagagtccAAGCCGGGTCAGACCGGGCCACGTTTAGCTGAGGTCGCCCCGGGCCCCCAGACCATTAACAAGGAGCGGAGCAATTTATGGACCGGCTCGCTCATTTccactttattattattttctcatctcATAGATGGTCTTCCACGTCGTTTTGTTCTGCCGCGCCTGCCCCCtttcccctcctcccccttcaCCCCTCGCGTCCAGAAGCTTCATCCTTTTCCACCCCATATCTCTCCcttcgtttctctctttttctcgtgaAATTAATACCCACGGCTGAGCCGGGAGAGCCACCGGCGAGCCGCGGCGATGAACTCAGAGAAAGGGTACCTCCTCGGACGGGCAAAAAATTGCGGAACGCGAAATATTATTGCGCCTCATCGCCTCCTCCTGTCCTCTCGCGAGACCTTACATCGGTAATAATTTTGACCCGCGCTCACCGGTctcgacatatatatatatatatatatatatatatatatatatatgcggaaATTGACTATGTTTATGTGCACAGtctactaattatatattacgcaGTCCTATTCAAAGCTACTTGTCAATAGCTCACCGAATATGATAGAATCATGATAGCGATATCATTTATTGTTAGCAAGTGAAACAGATCACTATGTAATGTTTCTCATCGTAAAACGATTAATTGATAGTtgtagttatataaatttgttacaaaattaaatcaaaacttttatacaaaagatcTAATCTGCAGATTTTCTAgtaaataaaacatgaaagagagataaagtggcaaaataaaaatctttctaatcAGGATAAGAAATTGCAATTAGTACTaatgagaatttaaaattgattgtatGGCACGAGTTCATTTTgtcgagaattatttatatttattacatattaatatactgtATTTGATCTATCTCTTAGAAATTAGCGATACATTACACATTATTTCCATTAAATTCTACATTCGGTACAGATATTCTAATCACGAGAGAAAgcgaaattattgatattctgttaattttaatatgtttaatatctttctttattagGTAAACATTTTAATGCAAAGCGAATATCCTTGTACATAGAAAGCTCgagttgaattttttgaaagaattttttttgtcggataatattatcttaatacgtttttcacaaaaaaatttgtattgacatttatttttatttttaatattatctttttctacaTGTGTTGTAGATTTCATTTGGTACAAGTTCGCGTGACGCCATACGCTAGTCGATAAATCCCCGGTAcgcaagttaattttaaacgaTCACGATTTCCAACAGCGATGACAACATATACGGCGATCTGGCGGTCCCCGCtccctatatataaaatatttccgcgATAGTCCTTCCCGCACTTAGCTCTCGTACTCCTGAGTTAAGAACCCTCGAATAAGCTCTCCATTTTACGATTCCAAGCCTATAAGGGCCGAATGCGCGTTTCGAAGTGAAACAGGCGCCTTTCGCTGCTCAGGGAGGTGGACCTGTCCGGGCCCTTTTGGTtgcgtctctctttttctttctacggGCCCGCTCATCGCCTTGACTCGTCTCTTGAGCCGATGCTCGCCCATTGGCGCGAGGGTAGTTGTTATGAAATTAGCATGAGCGATCGAGTTAAGGCCGCGAAGATAATCGCTTCGAGGGTACAACGCGAGGGATTGGACGTGCCGGTGTAGACCGGACGCTTTGCCCAATGCCGCCGATCGTAAGGCCCCGGATGCACCTTCACCACATCCCATTGGCCCGGGAC is part of the Cataglyphis hispanica isolate Lineage 1 chromosome 18, ULB_Chis1_1.0, whole genome shotgun sequence genome and encodes:
- the LOC126856193 gene encoding radial spoke head protein 6 homolog A; this translates as MGDEEEDDKKKKYPDMLDLLFYLEQTGVGLPRHEMVLLNLSIRKFASTMPVENIRFWGKILGKPKNYYVVEAEFQADEIARRLEQEKEEVQREEEEPETDAATKFAEEEAVAKNETEAVDETEIPLEDTKIGKSLELVFPPLPVNLWRPLPEIPAEKIGSGVNKKVYFVCNAPGLDEWIELPPVTPQQIVIARQIVRYCTGNLETPIHSFPPFPGTEKNYLRAQIARISATTHVSPIGFFTFGGEAEEEEMEEEKDVAPYIEGDLLENMHYEPLSIKDLVDPNMSNWCHHSPYILEQGRIIWWTPEKEEDIVDEELEEEDEGEKDEVKTIGKETGPPLLTPLSEDAIVDSVIPWTAKQSSFLQPDIAIALVRSNVWPGAFAFAVGRRFANVYIGWGHKHNAYNYSPPNMPPIQDQYKIGPEIMEIRDPTVDEEGLYRQAMEPIEREEEILVEEEEEDEEEDEEEDEEERE
- the LOC126856207 gene encoding exosome complex component RRP46 isoform X3; this encodes MTEENTEIDCVLRPMNCEINLLSKSDGSAVFMQGETTIIAGVNGPMEARSQKMAYDKLSIEVAYTPLKGPAKIDDRLIETYLRETCESAILVSMHPNTMVCINLQEMQDFGGLLACAINASCLALINSGLSMKYTIAAVSCMIEKETGKVIIDPDSTQLKNAKAEFTYAFDSINKDIVCCHSVGRFSQNEFIASMDKCKQISFGTSSRDAIR
- the LOC126856207 gene encoding exosome complex component RRP46 isoform X1 produces the protein MTEENTEIDCVLRPMNCEINLLSKSDGSAVFMQGETTIIAGVNGPMEARSQKMAYDKLSIEVAYTPLKGPAKIDDRLIETYLRETCESAILVSMHPNTMVCINLQEMQDFGGLLACAINASCLALINSGLSMKYTIAAVSCMIEKETGKVIIDPDSTQLKNAKAEFTYAFDSINKDIVCCHSVGRFSQNEFIASMDKCKQDTMLDPSGEMIAQERRREGRREEILPGAPVARCLPADLSPFPYARGTRTRLFHF
- the LOC126856207 gene encoding exosome complex component RRP46 isoform X4 — its product is MTEENTEIDCVLRPMNCEINLLSKSDGSAVFMQGETTIIAGVNGPMEARSQKMAYDKLSIEVAYTPLKGPAKIDDRLIETYLRETCESAILVSMHPNTMVCINLQEMQDFGGLLACAINASCLALINSGLSMKYTIAAVSCMIEKETGKVIIDPDSTQLKNAKAEFTYAFDSINKDIVCCHSVGRFSQNEFIASMDKCKQQ
- the LOC126856207 gene encoding exosome complex component RRP46 isoform X2, translated to MTEENTEIDCVLRPMNCEINLLSKSDGSAVFMQGETTIIAGVNGPMEARSQKMAYDKLSIEVAYTPLKGPAKIDDRLIETYLRETCESAILVSMHPNTMVCINLQEMQDFGGLLACAINASCLALINSGLSMKYTIAAVSCMIEKETGKVIIDPDSTQLKNAKAEFTYAFDSINKDIVCCHSVGRFSQNEFIASMDKCKQVSQFVFDFYREITKKYANTV